The following are encoded together in the Macadamia integrifolia cultivar HAES 741 chromosome 10, SCU_Mint_v3, whole genome shotgun sequence genome:
- the LOC122091850 gene encoding probable arabinose 5-phosphate isomerase isoform X4: MGSLHPFSDASQASGKTQTLINPNELLDLFKCQQKFLNFFFQNLDLSQTLSFTQTLLNAKGTIFFTGVGKSGFVAQKISQTLVSLGIRSSFLSPLDAFHGDIGILSNSDLLVLFSKSGNTEELLKLVPCAKAKGVFLISITSSEGNLLASVCDLNVYLPLERELCPFDLAPVTSTAIQMVFGDTVAIALMGARNLTKDEYAANHPAGKIGKSLIFKVKDVMKKQEELPVCREGDLIMDQLVELTSKGCGCLLVIDDEYHLIGTFTDGDLRRTLKASGEGIFKFTVGEMCNRNPRTIGPDAMAVEAMQKMESPPSPVQFLPVVNPQNIVIAKVSSKTG, translated from the exons atgggGTCTCTTCATCCATTTTCCGATGCGTCCCAAGCTTCCGGAAAGACCCAAACCCTAATAAACCCTAACGAACTCCTTGATCTCTTCAAATGCCAGCAGAAATTCCTgaatttctttttccaaaacCTCGATCTCTCACAAACCCTCTCCTTCACTCAGACCCTATTGAACGCCAAAGGTACTATCTTCTTCACCGGCGTCGGAAAATCTGGTTTCGTTGCTCAAAAGATCTCTCAGACCCTTGTCTCTCTTGGCATTCGATCGAGTTTCTTGTCCCCTCTCGATGCTTTTCATGGAGATATTGGCATTTTGTCTAATTCAGATCTCCTGGTTCTCTTTAGTAAGTCTGGGAACACTGAGGAGCTCCTTAAGTTGGTTCCATGCGCCAAGGCGAAAGGAGTGTTCTTGATCTCTATCACATCTTCGGAGGGAAATTTGTTGGCCAGTGTTTGTGATTTGAATGTATATTTACCTTTGGAGAGAGAATTGTGCCCGTTTGATCTGGCACCGGTGACATCCACCGCGATTCAGATGGTTTTTGGCGACACCGTGGCTATTGCTCTGATGGGTGCAAGGAATTTAACCAAGGATGAGTATGCGGCGAATCATCCGGCAGGGAAGATCGGCAAGAGCTTAATCTTCAAG GTAAAAGATGTAATGAAGAAGCAGGAGGAGCTTCCAGTTTGCAGGGAAGGAGATTTGATAATGGATCAGTTAGTGGAGCTTACAAGCAAGGGATGCGGATGCCTTCTTGTCATTGATGATGAGTACCATCTAATTGGAACTTTCACAGATGGTGACCTGCGTCGCACCCTGAAGGCCAGTGGAGAAGGCATCTTCAAGTTCACAGTAGGAGAGATGTGCAACAG GAACCCAAGAACAATTGGTCCAGATGCCATGGCAGTGGAGGCTATGCAGAAAATGGAGTCCCCACCATCACCTGTGCAGTTCCTGCCTGTTGTCAACCCTCAAAACATTGTGATTG CTAAAGTTTCCAGCAAAACTGGGTGA
- the LOC122091850 gene encoding probable arabinose 5-phosphate isomerase isoform X2 has product MGSLHPFSDASQASGKTQTLINPNELLDLFKCQQKFLNFFFQNLDLSQTLSFTQTLLNAKGTIFFTGVGKSGFVAQKISQTLVSLGIRSSFLSPLDAFHGDIGILSNSDLLVLFSKSGNTEELLKLVPCAKAKGVFLISITSSEGNLLASVCDLNVYLPLERELCPFDLAPVTSTAIQMVFGDTVAIALMGARNLTKDEYAANHPAGKIGKSLIFKVKDVMKKQEELPVCREGDLIMDQLVELTSKGCGCLLVIDDEYHLIGTFTDGDLRRTLKASGEGIFKFTVGEMCNRNPRTIGPDAMAVEAMQKMESPPSPVQFLPVVNPQNIVIDPPIEMEKHEKYMIPSFVWSFSPTYYL; this is encoded by the exons atgggGTCTCTTCATCCATTTTCCGATGCGTCCCAAGCTTCCGGAAAGACCCAAACCCTAATAAACCCTAACGAACTCCTTGATCTCTTCAAATGCCAGCAGAAATTCCTgaatttctttttccaaaacCTCGATCTCTCACAAACCCTCTCCTTCACTCAGACCCTATTGAACGCCAAAGGTACTATCTTCTTCACCGGCGTCGGAAAATCTGGTTTCGTTGCTCAAAAGATCTCTCAGACCCTTGTCTCTCTTGGCATTCGATCGAGTTTCTTGTCCCCTCTCGATGCTTTTCATGGAGATATTGGCATTTTGTCTAATTCAGATCTCCTGGTTCTCTTTAGTAAGTCTGGGAACACTGAGGAGCTCCTTAAGTTGGTTCCATGCGCCAAGGCGAAAGGAGTGTTCTTGATCTCTATCACATCTTCGGAGGGAAATTTGTTGGCCAGTGTTTGTGATTTGAATGTATATTTACCTTTGGAGAGAGAATTGTGCCCGTTTGATCTGGCACCGGTGACATCCACCGCGATTCAGATGGTTTTTGGCGACACCGTGGCTATTGCTCTGATGGGTGCAAGGAATTTAACCAAGGATGAGTATGCGGCGAATCATCCGGCAGGGAAGATCGGCAAGAGCTTAATCTTCAAG GTAAAAGATGTAATGAAGAAGCAGGAGGAGCTTCCAGTTTGCAGGGAAGGAGATTTGATAATGGATCAGTTAGTGGAGCTTACAAGCAAGGGATGCGGATGCCTTCTTGTCATTGATGATGAGTACCATCTAATTGGAACTTTCACAGATGGTGACCTGCGTCGCACCCTGAAGGCCAGTGGAGAAGGCATCTTCAAGTTCACAGTAGGAGAGATGTGCAACAG GAACCCAAGAACAATTGGTCCAGATGCCATGGCAGTGGAGGCTATGCAGAAAATGGAGTCCCCACCATCACCTGTGCAGTTCCTGCCTGTTGTCAACCCTCAAAACATTGTGATTG ATCCTCCAATTGAAATGGAGAAACATGAAAAGTATATGATTCCTTCATTCGTTTGGTCTTTCTCGCCTACTTATTATCTATAA
- the LOC122091850 gene encoding probable arabinose 5-phosphate isomerase isoform X1, with amino-acid sequence MGSLHPFSDASQASGKTQTLINPNELLDLFKCQQKFLNFFFQNLDLSQTLSFTQTLLNAKGTIFFTGVGKSGFVAQKISQTLVSLGIRSSFLSPLDAFHGDIGILSNSDLLVLFSKSGNTEELLKLVPCAKAKGVFLISITSSEGNLLASVCDLNVYLPLERELCPFDLAPVTSTAIQMVFGDTVAIALMGARNLTKDEYAANHPAGKIGKSLIFKVKDVMKKQEELPVCREGDLIMDQLVELTSKGCGCLLVIDDEYHLIGTFTDGDLRRTLKASGEGIFKFTVGEMCNRNPRTIGPDAMAVEAMQKMESPPSPVQFLPVVNPQNIVIDADPPIEMEKHEKYMIPSFVWSFSPTYYL; translated from the exons atgggGTCTCTTCATCCATTTTCCGATGCGTCCCAAGCTTCCGGAAAGACCCAAACCCTAATAAACCCTAACGAACTCCTTGATCTCTTCAAATGCCAGCAGAAATTCCTgaatttctttttccaaaacCTCGATCTCTCACAAACCCTCTCCTTCACTCAGACCCTATTGAACGCCAAAGGTACTATCTTCTTCACCGGCGTCGGAAAATCTGGTTTCGTTGCTCAAAAGATCTCTCAGACCCTTGTCTCTCTTGGCATTCGATCGAGTTTCTTGTCCCCTCTCGATGCTTTTCATGGAGATATTGGCATTTTGTCTAATTCAGATCTCCTGGTTCTCTTTAGTAAGTCTGGGAACACTGAGGAGCTCCTTAAGTTGGTTCCATGCGCCAAGGCGAAAGGAGTGTTCTTGATCTCTATCACATCTTCGGAGGGAAATTTGTTGGCCAGTGTTTGTGATTTGAATGTATATTTACCTTTGGAGAGAGAATTGTGCCCGTTTGATCTGGCACCGGTGACATCCACCGCGATTCAGATGGTTTTTGGCGACACCGTGGCTATTGCTCTGATGGGTGCAAGGAATTTAACCAAGGATGAGTATGCGGCGAATCATCCGGCAGGGAAGATCGGCAAGAGCTTAATCTTCAAG GTAAAAGATGTAATGAAGAAGCAGGAGGAGCTTCCAGTTTGCAGGGAAGGAGATTTGATAATGGATCAGTTAGTGGAGCTTACAAGCAAGGGATGCGGATGCCTTCTTGTCATTGATGATGAGTACCATCTAATTGGAACTTTCACAGATGGTGACCTGCGTCGCACCCTGAAGGCCAGTGGAGAAGGCATCTTCAAGTTCACAGTAGGAGAGATGTGCAACAG GAACCCAAGAACAATTGGTCCAGATGCCATGGCAGTGGAGGCTATGCAGAAAATGGAGTCCCCACCATCACCTGTGCAGTTCCTGCCTGTTGTCAACCCTCAAAACATTGTGATTG ATGCAGATCCTCCAATTGAAATGGAGAAACATGAAAAGTATATGATTCCTTCATTCGTTTGGTCTTTCTCGCCTACTTATTATCTATAA
- the LOC122091850 gene encoding probable arabinose 5-phosphate isomerase isoform X3: MGSLHPFSDASQASGKTQTLINPNELLDLFKCQQKFLNFFFQNLDLSQTLSFTQTLLNAKGTIFFTGVGKSGFVAQKISQTLVSLGIRSSFLSPLDAFHGDIGILSNSDLLVLFSKSGNTEELLKLVPCAKAKGVFLISITSSEGNLLASVCDLNVYLPLERELCPFDLAPVTSTAIQMVFGDTVAIALMGARNLTKDEYAANHPAGKIGKSLIFKVKDVMKKQEELPVCREGDLIMDQLVELTSKGCGCLLVIDDEYHLIGTFTDGDLRRTLKASGEGIFKFTVGEMCNRNPRTIGPDAMAVEAMQKMESPPSPVQFLPVVNPQNIVIGIITLHGLVSAGL, encoded by the exons atgggGTCTCTTCATCCATTTTCCGATGCGTCCCAAGCTTCCGGAAAGACCCAAACCCTAATAAACCCTAACGAACTCCTTGATCTCTTCAAATGCCAGCAGAAATTCCTgaatttctttttccaaaacCTCGATCTCTCACAAACCCTCTCCTTCACTCAGACCCTATTGAACGCCAAAGGTACTATCTTCTTCACCGGCGTCGGAAAATCTGGTTTCGTTGCTCAAAAGATCTCTCAGACCCTTGTCTCTCTTGGCATTCGATCGAGTTTCTTGTCCCCTCTCGATGCTTTTCATGGAGATATTGGCATTTTGTCTAATTCAGATCTCCTGGTTCTCTTTAGTAAGTCTGGGAACACTGAGGAGCTCCTTAAGTTGGTTCCATGCGCCAAGGCGAAAGGAGTGTTCTTGATCTCTATCACATCTTCGGAGGGAAATTTGTTGGCCAGTGTTTGTGATTTGAATGTATATTTACCTTTGGAGAGAGAATTGTGCCCGTTTGATCTGGCACCGGTGACATCCACCGCGATTCAGATGGTTTTTGGCGACACCGTGGCTATTGCTCTGATGGGTGCAAGGAATTTAACCAAGGATGAGTATGCGGCGAATCATCCGGCAGGGAAGATCGGCAAGAGCTTAATCTTCAAG GTAAAAGATGTAATGAAGAAGCAGGAGGAGCTTCCAGTTTGCAGGGAAGGAGATTTGATAATGGATCAGTTAGTGGAGCTTACAAGCAAGGGATGCGGATGCCTTCTTGTCATTGATGATGAGTACCATCTAATTGGAACTTTCACAGATGGTGACCTGCGTCGCACCCTGAAGGCCAGTGGAGAAGGCATCTTCAAGTTCACAGTAGGAGAGATGTGCAACAG GAACCCAAGAACAATTGGTCCAGATGCCATGGCAGTGGAGGCTATGCAGAAAATGGAGTCCCCACCATCACCTGTGCAGTTCCTGCCTGTTGTCAACCCTCAAAACATTGTGATTGGTATTATCACACTGCACGGATTGGTCTCTGCAGGATTGTAG
- the LOC122090994 gene encoding hydroquinone glucosyltransferase-like → MAQAKQTPHIIILPAPGMGHLIPLAEFAKQLVHHHNFSVTFTIPTDGSPLKAQETFLNSLPKSINSIFLPSAGLDDIDVDTPIETRMCLAISQSLPALRELFKVLTTTTTTTTTTTTNLVALVVDHFGTHAFDVAKEFKVSPYIFFPSPAILLSLYFHLPKLDEMYSCDYKDLPEPVKLPGCVPLHGRDLMDPAQDRKGTPYAWALYHSKRFKLAGGIILNSFLDMEYGAIKAMNEGGDPDMPPVYPIGPLIQNGSRDGIDGSECLKWLDQQPNGSVLFVSFGSVGVLSKEQLNELALGLELSEQRFLWVIRSPAQSAMKVGYSNGQSIEDPFDFLPEGFMERTRERGLVVPSWAPQIKVLSHGSTGGFLTHCGWNSILESVVHGVPLISWPLYAEQKMDAVMLVEDLKVSLRPKAQENGIVARTEIAAVVKKLMDEEEGKGVCMRMMKFRDAAAKVLTEDGSSTEALFEVVHKWKAHLTT, encoded by the coding sequence ATGGCACAAGCTAAACAAACCCCTCACATTATCATTCTACCAGCTCCAGGGATGGGTCACCTAATCCCACTCGCCGAGTTTGCAAAGCAACTTGTCCACCACCACAACTTCTCTGTTACATTCACCATCCCTACTGATGGTTCTCCTCTGAAAGCCCAAGAGACCTTCTTGAACTCCCTTCCCAAAAGCATAAATTCCATATTTCTACCATCGGCCGGCCTTGATGATATCGATGTGGATACGCCCATTGAAACCCGCATGTGCCTCGCAATATCTCAATCCCTCCCGGCTCTCCGTGAGCTCTTCAAGGtcttaacaacaacaacaacaacaacaactactacTACTACCAATCTTGTTGCCTTGGTCGTGGACCACTTCGGCACCCATGCCTTCGATGTCGCCAAGGAATTCAAGGTTTCACCTTACATCTTCTTCCCCTCGCCAGCTATTTTATTGTCTTTGTACTTCCATTTGCCAAAGCTTGATGAAATGTACTCTTGTGACTATAAAGACTTGCCTGAACCAGTGAAGTTGCCTGGGTGTGTACCACTTCATGGAAGAGATCTTATGGACCCAGCCCAAGATAGGAAGGGTACACCCTATGCATGGGCCCTATATCATTCCAAACGTTTCAAATTGGCTGGAGGTATTATATTGAATAGTTTCCTTGACATGGAATATGGGGCAAtaaaggccatgaatgaagGTGGAGACCCGGACATGCCACCGGTCTACCCAATTGGACCTTTAATTCAAAACGGTTCAAGGGATGGGATTGATGGGTCTGAGTGTTTAAAGTGGTTGGACCAACAGCCTAATGGGTCAGTTCTGTTTGTATCATTTGGTAGTGTTGGGGTGCTCTCAAAAGAGCAACTAAATGAATTGGCTTTGGGATTGGAGTTGAGTGAGCAAAGATTTCTATGGGTGATAAGAAGCCCAGCTCAAAGTGCCATGAAAGTTGGATACTCTAATGGGCAAAGCATTGAGGACCCATTTGATTTCTTGCCTGAAGGGTTCATGGAGAGGACTAGAGAAAGGGGCCTAGTGGTGCCTTCTTGGGCCCCTCAGATCAAAGTCCTTAGCCATGGTTCGACCGGAGGGTTCCTAACCCACTGTGGGTGGAACTCAATCTTGGAGAGTGTGGTTCATGGGGTGCCCTTGATCTCTTGGCCTCTCTACGCTGAACAAAAGATGGATGCAGTGATGTTGGTGGAAGATCTGAAGGTGTCATTAAGGCCAAAAGCACAGGAGAATGGGATAGTTGCGAGGACGGAGATCGCTGCGGTGGTGAAGAAACTAATGGAtgaggaagaagggaaaggagTATGTATGAGGATGATGAAGTTTAGAGATGCAGCTGCTAAGGTGTTGACTGAAGATGGATCTTCTACAGAGGCACTATTTGAGGTGGTTCACAAATGGAAGGCCCACTTGACCACTTAA
- the LOC122091233 gene encoding protein LIGHT-DEPENDENT SHORT HYPOCOTYLS 4-like, translated as MDAVQATAAESSNSENTNSNSSAAISSSSTTPISPSRYENQKRRDWNTFGQYLKNHRPPLSLSRCSGAHVLEFLRYLDQFGKTKVHTQICPFFGHPNPPAPCPCPLRQAWGSLDALIGRLRAAFEEHGGKPEANPFGARAVRLYLREVRELQAKARGISYEKKKRKRPPPQQPPPQMPLPSAS; from the coding sequence ATGGATGCAGTTCAAGCAACAGCAGCAGAGAGCTCTAACTCGGAGAACACCAATAGCAACAGCTCAGCTgcaatctcctcctcctctacaACTCCAATATCTCCAAGCCGATATGAAAACCAGAAGCGTCGAGACTGGAACACTTTTGGCCAATACCTAAAGAACCACCGGCCACCACTCTCACTCTCCCGGTGCAGTGGTGCCCATGTCCTCGAATTCCTGAGGTACCTCGACCAATTCGGTAAGACTAAAGTCCATACCCAAATCTGCCCTTTCTTCGGCCATCCAAACCCACCTGCGCCATGCCCTTGCCCTCTCCGGCAAGCCTGGGGAAGCCTCGATGCACTCATCGGTCGCCTCAGAGCCGCCTTCGAAGAACACGGTGGGAAGCCAGAAGCGAACCCATTTGGTGCCCGAGCTGTTAGACTTTACTTAAGGGAGGTTCGTGAGTTGCAGGCTAAGGCAAGAGGGATAAGCTACGAGAAGAAGAAGCGAAAGCGGCCACCACCGCAGCAGCCTCCGCCTCAAATGCCACTTCCATCGGCAAGTTAA